The Deinococcus aquaticus genomic interval AGGCCGAGGGTCAGGCGGTACGGGACGCGTCCGGTGGGGCCGATGCCGACGCCCTCGTACACGCCGCTGATCTACCGTTCGAGGGTGGTGGTGGGCGGGAAGTACGCGCCGAACGCACAACTGCTCAGGGCCAGAGGGAGCAGCAGGGTGGCGGTCAGGGCGAGGGGAGCGGTGGGTCGGCGCATGGGCCGCAGCGTACGCACCCCTCATGAAGCGGGCCTGATGCCGTGCGCCTGATGCGCTGTGGGTGCGGTCAGCGTTCGGCGCGCAGGGTCACGTTGTGCTTCACGCCGCCCACGGTGAGGGTGCCGCTCAGGATGGTGCTGGTGACGGTGGCGCCCAGCAGGCCGCTGGCCCTGAGGGGCACGTTGCTGACGCCGAAGCCCAGCAGGCTGGCGTTCAGGCGGGGCGTGTCGCCGGGGTCGATGGTGGCGGTCAGGGTCGCGCCGCCCGGTCTGGGCAGTTGCGTGCCGCGCAGGATGAAAGTGCCGCCGCTGGTCAGGTTGCGGTACTCGCCGCGTGCCTCGTGAGTGACGGGGTCCACGGTGTACGTCACGCGGATCTTCTGCGGGGTCAGCAGGAACCGCGCCTCGCCCGCATACGAGTACACGGGTTGCGCGGCGGGTTGTGTGGCGGGGGCGCAGGCGGCCAGCAGGACCGGCAGCGCCAGGGTCGCCAGTGGGAGGGCGGCGCGTTTCACGCAGGCTCCGTGCCCGTGGCGGGGGCGGTGTCCAGCGCGTGGGCCAGGGCCAGCAGCGTGTCGTCCTGCCCGTGCCGCCCGACGAGCTGCACGCCCACGAACGGCTGCCCGCCTGCGTGGTGCGCGGTGGGCAGCGCGGCGGTCGGGGCGCCCAGCAGGCTGAACGGCGCGGTCAGGCGCAGCACGGCGCGGCGCAGCGGGAGCGGGCCGCCCGGCAGGTCCACCTCGTCCTGTCCGGTCAGCGGGGGCGGGGTGGGCACGGCGGGGGCCAGCAGCACGTCGAAGGTGTCCAGCAGGGCGTCCAGTTGCCGGCGGTACGCGGCGCGGCGCGCGAAGGCCGCCTCCACCTCGTCGGCACTCAGGGCCGCGCCCTGGCGCAGGGCCGCCAGCGTGAACGGCAGGAAGCCCGGATCGTCCAGTGTCAGGGCGTCCTGGTGAACGGCGGCCGCCTCACTCAGCACGATGGGCGAGTACGCGTCCAGCACTTCCGGGAAGTCCACGGGTGTCACGGTCGCTCCCAAGCGCGTCAGGGTGCCCGCCACGCCCAGCACGGCGGCGTGTACGTCCGGCGTCACCCAGCCGTCCGGGAGCCACAGGCCCACGCGCCGGCCTGCCCAGTCCTGCGGGGGGACGGGCTGGCCGGTCAGGGCTTCATGAACGCGGATGATGGTGCGCAGGTCGGCGGCCAGCGGCCCGGTGTGATCGCAGGTGCGTGACAGGGGCAGCACGCCCGCCTCGCTCCAGTCGGCGTGTCCCTTGGTGGGTTTGAAGCCCCGCACGCCGCACCACGCGGCGGGCACGCGGATGCTGCCGCCAGTATCGGTGCCCAGCGCGAAGTTCACCTGCGCCAGCGCCACGCTGACGGCTGCGCCGCTGCTGCTGCCGCCCGGCACGCACTCCAGCCGGGTGGGGTGCGCGGTTCCGCCGAAGCCGTTGGCGCCCGTGATGCCCAGCGCGATCTCGTGCAGGTGCGTCTTCCCGGCCGCGCTGGCCCCCAGCTCCAGCAGTCGGCGCACCAGCACGCTCTGGCCGGGGTCCGGGACGGGCGCACGCGTACTGGCGCGCAGCGGCCAGCCGGGCACCCCGAACAGGTCCTTCACGCTGAAGCGTAGGCCCGACAGTGGCCCGCCGGGCACGCCGGGCAGGGGAGACGCGGGCCGGAACGCCCAGGCCCGCTGCGGGTCACTGGCGTCTGATCTGATGGCGTCCGGGGTCACTGGGGTGAGGTGATCGGGGCGGGCGGGATCGGTCACCCGTACAGGGTAACGTAACGCCCAGGCGGCCAGAACGGCAGGGTGCTCAGAACGGCAGGATGGGTGACTGCTTCCACTGCCCCTGCGACAGCGTGAACGGCCCGAAGTTCTGCAGGCCCAGCGGCCCGAAGTTCGCCGTGAACCCACCGTCCACGCGGTACGTGACCAGCTGGCCGCGCGCCACCTTCAGGAACGACGCGGCCGTGTTCAGCGTGACCGGAATGGAGAGGTCTGCCCGCTGCGTGCTCACGCCCCGCGCCGCGATATCGACGTTCGGGAACGATACGTCGCCCACGGCGGCTCCGTCGATGATCAGCGTCCCGGCGATGTTCGCCATGCGCAGCGGCACCGGGTTGGGGTTGGTCACCTGAAGGTTCATGGTCAGGTTCGCCACGGGCACGCTACCGAACCCGCCGGGCAGGGTCAGGCTGGTCAGGTAGACGTTCTGCACCTGCACCTGCGGGACCTGCACAAGCTGTTGCAGGGGCGCGCAGGCGCTCAGGGACAGGGCGGCGGTACTCAGGGCAGCGGCGGGAAGCAGGCGCATACCGTCAGGCTACCCTGCCCCCCGCGCGGGAATCTGACGCGCCCGGTCAGGTTCCCGCGCGGGGGCGACCGGGCCGCTGCACTACGCCCCACTACGCTACGCTGCCTGCATGCGACCCACACCCCGTTCCGGCTGTTTCCGTTCGCTGCCCGCCACCCTCGGCGCGGCGCTGCTCGTGTCGTCGGCGCAGGCCGCCACGCTGGACTTCGGCGTGTCGTACCGCGCTCCGGACGCCGGACTGTGGGGGCGCGTGGGCGTGTCGGACCTGGACCTGCTGGGGGGGCAGGTGTCGGCCGCCCTGAGCAGCCGCGCGGCGCAGGTCGGGTACGCCCGCAGCCTAAGCCTGCCGCCGCTGGGCGCCGCGACCGCCCGCACGGACCTCGCCGTGACCTGGCAGGGCGGCGTGCGCGTGGAGAGCCGCGCCAGCGCCGGGGTGGGACCGGTCGCGCTGAACCTCGCGGGCGCGTACTTCACGGCCCCTGTCACGGACGTGGACCCGCTGGCCCCGTTCGCGCAGGCCCCGGCGGACCTGCGTGAGCGCGGCTGGAACGCGGCGCTGACGGCCCGTTACCGCGTGAACCGCGACCTGATCGCCGTGCTGGGCGGAGAACTAGGCGCGCAACCGCAACTGAGCGCCGTGGTGGAGGGCCGCCGCGCCGTCACCCGGCCCGTGCCTCCCACCGACCAGCCACCTGCCGGAGAG includes:
- a CDS encoding amidase, translated to MRSDASDPQRAWAFRPASPLPGVPGGPLSGLRFSVKDLFGVPGWPLRASTRAPVPDPGQSVLVRRLLELGASAAGKTHLHEIALGITGANGFGGTAHPTRLECVPGGSSSGAAVSVALAQVNFALGTDTGGSIRVPAAWCGVRGFKPTKGHADWSEAGVLPLSRTCDHTGPLAADLRTIIRVHEALTGQPVPPQDWAGRRVGLWLPDGWVTPDVHAAVLGVAGTLTRLGATVTPVDFPEVLDAYSPIVLSEAAAVHQDALTLDDPGFLPFTLAALRQGAALSADEVEAAFARRAAYRRQLDALLDTFDVLLAPAVPTPPPLTGQDEVDLPGGPLPLRRAVLRLTAPFSLLGAPTAALPTAHHAGGQPFVGVQLVGRHGQDDTLLALAHALDTAPATGTEPA
- a CDS encoding LEA type 2 family protein codes for the protein MRLLPAAALSTAALSLSACAPLQQLVQVPQVQVQNVYLTSLTLPGGFGSVPVANLTMNLQVTNPNPVPLRMANIAGTLIIDGAAVGDVSFPNVDIAARGVSTQRADLSIPVTLNTAASFLKVARGQLVTYRVDGGFTANFGPLGLQNFGPFTLSQGQWKQSPILPF